From Paraglaciecola sp. L1A13:
GAAGGTGAGTCGTTGATTATGGCGCTTAAGGATATGGCGGTATCTTCTGGTTCAGCTTGTACATCAGCTAGTTTAGAGCCCTCTTATGTGCTTCGTGCATTAGGCTTAAACGATGAACTTGCGCATAGCTCAATTCGTTTCACTATTGGTCGTTTTACCACTGAAGCTGAAATTGACCATGTTATTAGTGTAGTACGTAACGCAATAGATAAATTACGTGACATGTCTCCATTGTGGGATATGTACAAAGAAGGCGTTGATTTAAGTACAGTTGAGTGGGCACACCACTAGTAATTTAATCAACCAATAGAATTTACAGCAAGGCTAACGCCTTCAAAAATGAGGTAACCATCATGGCTTACAGCGAAAAAGTAATCGATCACTATGAAAATCCACGTAACGTAGGTGGCTTTGACAAAAACGACCCTAGTATTGCAACGGGTATGGTAGGCGCACCTGCATGTGGTGACGTCATGAAATTGCAACTGAAGATAGGGCCAAACGGTATTATCGAAGATGCAAAATTCAAGACCTATGGTTGTGGCTCAGCTATCGCATCTAGTTCTTTGGTTACCGAGTGGGTTAAAGGTAAATCAATTGACGAAGCGGTGAAAATTTCGAACACCGATATCGCTGAAGAACTTGCCTTACCGCCAGTTAAGATTCACTGCTCAATTTTGGCTGAAGATGCCATTAAAGCCGCAGTAGAAGATTACAAAAAGAAACATCAGTAAACGTTAAAGAAAAAGGAGACAATTGTGGGGATTAAAATTTCTGAGGCTGCGGCACAACGAGCATCTAGCTTTCTGCAAAACAGAGGCTCAGGGCTAGGCTTGCGCTTAGGAGTAAAAACCACCGGTTGCTCTGGCTTAGCGTATGTTTTGGAATTTGTTGACGAGCTTAACGAAGATGACCATGTTTTTGAAGATAATGGCGTTAAAATTATTATCGACGGAAAAAGTTTGGTTTATCTTGATGGTACTGAATTGGATTTTGCCAAAGAAGGCTTAAATGAAGGATTCCAATTTAATAATCCCAACGCAAACGGCGAGTGCGGCTGCGGCGAGAGTTTCAACGTATAGTGACAAATAGCAGGCTCAAAGAGCCTGCTTTCATATATCGCATTTGTGTAGCACGACGTTGAACAGCGGGCTGCTTACACCTTCCTAGACCAAACTCAAAAGACACTGATTGATATGAATTATTTTGTGCTATTCAACTTAACGCCTTCATTTGTCATTGATAGCACCGCTTTAGCGGCCACTTATCAACAGCTGCAGAAGCTCACTCATCCAGATAAGTTTGCGACTGCCAGCGAGCGTGACAAATTGATTGCGTTACAAAAAAATGCTCAAGTAAACGATGGTTATCAAGTCCTTAAGAAACCGCTTAGCCGCGCAGAACATATGCTTGAATTGCGTGGGGTCGAATTGCAGCACGAGCAAAAAACCATGCAAGACGGCGCATTTTTGATGCAGCAAATGGAATGGCGGGAACAGCTTGAAGATGCTCAACACAATGCCGAGCCGTTAGCGGCGTTAGAAGAGTTGGACGATGAAGTTGCACAGGATATTAAAGCGCTATTAAGTGAACTAGGTTCCTTGCTTGAGCAGACAGATGACGCAGCAAATGAAAGTGCTGCAAATCGAGTACGTAAACTGAAGTTTCTATATAAGTTACGTCACGAAATTGAACTCAAAGAAGACGCACTAAGCGACTTTTGAACTAATTAAACGGCTTTTATTATGGCATTTCTCCAAATTGCAGAACCAGGCCTAAGTGCGGCTCCTCACCAGCGGAAAATTGCGGTAGGTATCGATTTAGGTACAACGAATTCATTAGTTGCCACTGTACGCAGCGGCAAAGCTGAGACCTTAGGTGATGCTAATAATCAGCATCTTTTGCCCTCGGTAGTCAGTTATAAGGGCGATACTGTCATTGTCGGTGAGCAAGCTAAGCGTGACGCAAGTCTTGATCCAGCCAATACCGTCGTATCGGTGAAGCGGTTTCTAGGGCGCAGCTTGAAAGATATTCGCAGCAGCTATCCAGATTTGCCTTATGATTTTGATGAATCGAATCTAAATTCGCCTCTATTAAATGTCAGTGGGCGTAAGGTTAATCCTGTTCAGGTATCCGCTGATATTTTAACCGCACTACGTTTACGTGCCGAGCAGAGCTTAGGCGAAGAGCTAAATGGCGCAGTCGTCACTGTGCCTGCTTACTTCGATGATGCTCAGAGACAGGGTACGAAGGACGCGGCTCAATTAGCAGGCTTAAAGGTACTTCGATTACTTAATGAACCAACTGCAGCCGCTATTGCTTATGGTTTAGATTCAGCTCAAGAGGGCGTAATCGCAGTTTATGATCTTGGTGGTGGCACGTTTGATATATCGATTTTACGCCTCAGTAAAGGCGTGTTTGAAGTGCTCGCTACGGGTGGCGATTCCGCTTTAGGCGGTGATGACTTTGACCATAAGATAGTGGCTTACTTTCGTGAGCAACTTTCACTAGAAGGCCCATTATCGAAACGCTTGCATCGGGTTTTATTAGATAAAGCTAAACTCGCTAAAGAGTCTCTAAGTGATAGTACGTCCGTATTGGTTGAGCTTGAAGATGACAACCAAGAAACCAGAGAAATCTCGATCAGTCGTGATGTATTCGAAGGACTTATTGCTGAATTAGTAAAAAATACACTACGTGCATGTCGCCGGGCCCTTAAAGATGCTGAACTCGACAAAGACGAAGTATTACAAGTTGTTATGGTGGGCGGCTCTACTCGTGTTCCTTATGTAAGAGAGCAAGTAGGTGCATTTTTTGCTCGAGAGCCATTGACCTCAATTGACCCGGATAAAGTGGTAGCGATCGGCGCATCAATACAAGCCGATATTTTGGTGGGGAACAAACCTGATGGTGAAATGCTGCTATTAGATGTTTTACCTTTATCTTTAGGTATCGAAACCATGGGGGGGTTGGTTGAAAAAATTATTCACCGCAACACCACTATTCCCGTGGCAAAAGCGCAAGAATTCACCACGTTTAAAGATGGGCAAACAGCCATGATGGTGCATGTGCTTCAAGGCGAACGGGAACTCGTAGATGATTGTCGTTCACTAGCAAAATTTACCCTGCGCGGTATTCCGCCAATGGCTGCTGGTGCAGCACATATTCGGGTGACGTTTCAAGTAGATGCTGATGGTCTGTTAAACGTTATGGCAATGGAGAAATCCAGTGGTGTGCAGGCTGAGATCCAAGTTAAGCCTTCTTATGGGCTTGATGAAACTCAAATTAGCGACATGCTAAAAGCGTCGATGCAAAATGCCACGGGTGACATGCAAGCTCGTATGCTCAAAGAGCAACAAGTAGAAGCAGCGCGAGTTCATGAAGCACTCCAAGCTGCATTAGGTGCTGATGGAACCGAGTTATTGACCACTGGGGAAATTGACACGATTCAAGCCAGCTTAAAGGTGCTTGATGATGCAGGTAAAAACGACGATATTGATGCCATTAAGTTAGCAATCAAAGCGGCCGATGCGGCTAGCCAAGTATTTGCTGAGAAACGTATGGACCACTCGATCAAAAAAGCTTTAGCTGGTCATACGGTTGATAGTATTTAAGCTAATATTCCGTCAGAACATAATTTTTAGAATTAGAGGAAACCAAAGATGCCACAAGTGATTTTTTTACCCCATGCAGAGCTTTGCCCTGATGGAGCCGTTTTAGAAGCACCAAGCGGTACAACAGTACTCGATTTGGCGCTAAAAAATGGTATTGAGATTGAACATGCATGCGAGAAGTCTTGTGCATGTACAACGTGTCATATAGTTGTCCGCGAAGGTTTTGAATCACTTGATGAAAGCGATGAACTTGAAGATGACATGTTAGACAAGGCATGGGGATTAGAGCCAGACTCTCGCTTAGGTTGCCAAGCTATTATCAAAGATGAAGATTTAGTCGTTGAAATACCGCGTTACACAGTTAATCAAGTGAGCGAAGGCCATTAATAACTTACTAAGCGATAATTAATAGATTAAAAACCAGCCTCGAGCTGGTTTTTTTATGGCTGCGCTAGGTGGTGAATAATGCTGTACATAAAAACAGTTGTTGTGTTATATTTTGTACAGACACGCAATTAAGGATACAAATATGGCCATTATTACCAGATACGTCGTTGAGCATAAAGGGGTTGAAAAGTTTGTGACCGCAGATAAGAAAGAAGCCGATAAATACGACAAAATGCTAGAGGTAGCGGATAACTTAGCTGAATATATTGAAGCTAAGGGAATGAAATTTGAACCTGACGTATTAGAAGATTTGGCGATCATGTTGTCTAAAAATAAAGATGCTTTAGGTAAGTTATTTAAAGGTACCGAAGCGAAGGCTGTGTTGTCAGACGAAAAAGCAGATGTAGTGGCCTTAGGAAAGAAAAAAGCGTAAGCAATAGGTCTGGTGATATCTCACGAAAAGACCCTTGATATAGCCAACGAGAAAAGCGACATAATGTCGCTTTTCGTGTTTTTGTCGCGCTATTTTCGCTGGTGAATATCTATCTGAGTAGGGCGGACTAATAACAATTGTGTAAACAGCTAACTCGCTTTCATGAATGCTTCTTTCTTAACTGCCTGTTCTTTATTGTTTGCTTCTTCTTTTTTAGGCATGTAGCGAGCGCGTTTCTTCGCTTTAAGTTTATGAATATCAGCCAGTACTAAACCGTCGATACAATTACCAAAGTCTGCGTCTATATTAAAGTCTAAGAAATGGATCCCGCCGTCTTCATAGGTTTCAGTGTACTGTTTATAAAGCGTTGGCACTGATACACCTATATTAGCTAACAAGTGCTTGAGCAAAGTGAAGTCTTTCTTGTAATCGCTACCGATAAAGGTCTCAGCTAAGTCGTTCGACAGACAGTAAGGTATTTTTGATGTCGCTATAGAATCAGTGTGAGTGAAGTATAAACGGTAAAATTGAACAAGTAAGTCTTTCGCGGCCTTGGGATAAGTATCGCTCAATGAGACAGGGCCAAACAAATAACGATAATCCGGATGACGCTCTAAAAATGCACCTATGCCGTACCACAAGTAATCTAGACTGCGCTTCCCCCAATAACGAGGTTGTACAAAGCTGCGACCTAACTCTAAGCCTTGTTCAAAATATGGACGCATCTGTTCACCGTAATTAAACAAGGTTGCTGAGTAAAGTCCATCTGTTCCGTATTCACTTAAGAGTTTTTTGGCGTCACCGAAACGATAGGCTCCGGCAATTTCTAAATCTTCTGCATCCCAAAGGATCAAGTGAAAGTAATGGATATCATATTGATCTATATCTCTGCGACGATTACTCCCTTCGCCGACGGCTCGGAATGCGATTTCTCGTAACCTACCAATTTCGCGCATGATCGGCGAGCTACCCGTATATTGGTATAAATAAATTGCTTTTTCGTCGGTAGTCTTACCTAAATACTCACAATCTCGTTTGATTGATTGGCTAAGCTCTGTTCTATTTTCAGGCATAGCAACGGCCTTTTGTGTTGCAAAAATACCAAGTTTACCCATGCCAATACGATAAAGGTGTTTCTTCAACAGTCGGACTTGTTGTAAGCGATTGATTTTATCGTTTGCGTAGGAATCAAACGGGATGATTTCGCCTATGCGCATTGGTAGGTGCTTACGTTTTTGTTTAAACATCTCTGTTACTAGCAGCATGCTGGCGAGGGGTTTGTATAGCATTGATATGCCGTAGAATAACGGCGAATTTTTGGCGTCGATAAACACAGGTACGATCGGGGCTTTCGCCTGACGTGCAATACGTAAGAAACCACTATTCCAATGTGTGTCGCGAATGCCTTGGGGTCTTAGGCGAGACACTTCACCCGCGGGGAATATCAATAAGGCTCCTTCTCCCTCAAGGTGTTGTTGAATATTCTGGATATGATCCTTTGCTGTGCCGCCGTGAATATTATTAACGGGCAGTAACATGCAGTGTAGTGGGTCTATTGTCATCAACATTTGATTGGCAACGACTTTTATATCCGTTCTAACTTCACTGACAAGTTTGATTAGGGCTAGGGCGTCTAATGAGCCAATAGGGTGATTAGCGATGATAACCAGGCGACCTCGGCTTTGAATATGTTCACGCTCATTGTCACGAACTGAATAGCTGACATTAAAATACTCTAGGACCTGCTCAACAAACTCTAACCCCTGATGGTGAGGATAACTTTGGGCGAACTCGTGCATTTCGCGCTCATGGAGTAAATGGCGCAACATAAAGCTTACTGATTTAAATAACCAAGGCTTTTGCGCGACTTTAGGGTAGTGTTTATGTAAAACATCATTAACCGTGAACATGTGAGCAGCCTGCCTGTTGTTATTTGGCCTCATATTAGCCGGACAATATGACGGTTTAGTGCCAGTATCATGGCAATTACATTACACACTCTGCTTTCAACTTAAGCCGCTTTATTTTGACTTTTACCTTTGCTCATTCTGACATTGAATAAGTTGCTAGCATGCGCCGTTTGGGTCCAATAAATCAATTTCATATCACCGCTGGGTAGCTCCGTCAGTGCTGAACAATTCTCAATCCAATCACCGTCGTTGTAATACTTTATGCCATTAATATCATCTACTTCGGGATGATGAATGTGTCCGCAAATGACGCCGTCTAAGTCCATTTGAAACGCACGATTAACGCAAGCATGTTTATATCGAGTTATGGCTTTATTAGCTTCTTTGATATGACTTTTTAAGTAACCTGCAAGGGACCAATAAGGGAATTTAAGAGCTGTTCTAGCCCCGTTGTACCAACGATTTATAAACAACAGAAAATCGTAAGCCTTGTCGCCGACCCAAGAATGTAGGGGGCCAAAGCAGACTTCTTGATCAAATTGATCACCATGCAGTACAAGTAGTTTTTTTCCATCGGCGGTGGTGTGAATCATTTCTCTGGCGATTTCGATCTCACCGAAAGTGATACCGTCATACTTTTGTAATGGAGCATCATGATTACCCGGTAAAAAGATAACGCGAGTGTCTTCTTTAGATAAATACATCAGCTTATGTAGAACTTGGTTATGGGCGTCTGGCCAGCGAAATTGCTTGCTCATTGCCCACATGTCTATGATGTCGCCCACTAAATATAAGGTTTCAATAGTAGAATGATTGAGGAAGTCGAGTAGATACTCAGCTTTGCAATCTTTGCTTCCTAAATGAATATCAGATAGCCACACCGTCCGGTAATGTGCGCGATAAACCAGAGTGTTATTCATATTACTCACCTTTAGCTGTTTAACACTCAGGCTAAAAGTAACGCTTTACAGTAACGTGACGGTAATTTGAAACTATGATGACAGTGGGCTTTAGCTGAACTAAAAGCCCACTCGTTGGGAAGTAGGTTAGTCGAGCGTTTCAGCTAACCGTTTTTTGAGTTCGACTTCTTGATTCTGGGTTAACGCTTTATTCTCACTGTTACTAATAATGAATAAATCTTCCGCTCGTTCACCTATGGTGGCTATTTTTGCCATTCTCAAAGAAAACTTCATTTCAACCAATAAGTTACCTACTTTTGCCAAAAGACCAGGGGCATCCAATGCTTCGAGCTCAACTAAGGTAACGTCGGGTTGATTGGAATAAAAACGCACTTTGGTGGGCACATCTAATTGCTTCATTTGACGAGACATCTTTCGGCGGTTTTGGTGTTCAATCCCAGGTTTATTCAATTGGTTCGTTACGGCTTCTTTTAAGCTTGTTAAGCGACTAGGAGACATTATTCTGTCACCATTTTGCTCAAGAATAATAAAACTATCGAAAACATAACCATCATTGGTTTTCATTATTTGCGCATCGTGAATAGAGCAATTTCTGCTATCTAGTACGGACGCAACTTGAGCAAAAAGATTGATTTTATCTTTACCGTAAACCAAAAGCTCGGTACCCGATTTAGCAGTATGTTCATTGGCATCGACCAAAAGAAAATCATCAGTCATAGGATGCGCGGCTAAAATAACACCCGCATGCCATGCAATTTGGTCTGGCTTAAAGCGAACGAAATAATCTTCTTTTAAGCGTTTCCAAAATTGTTCGACTTGGCTTTCATTAACCCCCCGTCCCATTAGCAGCGTTTTGGCCTTGCTCTGGTGATCATCTATCCGGTCTTGTAGCGCAACCTTGCATTCTAGGCCGTTATCTAACGCTTTTTGCGTTAATAGATATAACTCTCGAAGTAAGGTGGCTTTCCAATCATTCCACAGGCTATCGTTCGTAGCGCGAATATCGGCTAACGTCAAAACGTACAGGTGATTTAGATGATTATGGGTACGGACATTGTTAGTAAATTCATTGATTACACTTGGGTCGTATATATCTCTACGCTGGGCAATGACTGACATCATTAAATGGCTTTCTACTAGCCAAGCAATAAGTTCGGCGTCTTTGTCGTTGATTTCATGCATAGCACAAAACTCGATCACATCTTGCGCGCCCAATTTTGAGTGATCACCATTGCGACCTTTTCCAATATCATGAAAAATAGCTGCAATATAAAGTAGTTCAGGTTTATCCAAGTTGCGCACAATCTGACTGCAACGCGGAAAATCAGTATTGCCTTGACTGTACTGGTAAATATTTTTAACCAATCTATGGGTATGTTCATCAACGGTGTAAGCATGGAATAAATCGAATTGCATCATGCCGACAATATGATCCCATTGAGGTAGGTAGGATTGCAATATCCCGTGTTTGTGCATGATATCCCATGCAAGACCGAAAAAATCAGGATGCTGCAATAACTCGATAAACAAGCTGCGACATCTGGGTTTCTCACAGTAATATTGGCTGTGAAATTTACGCCTAGCATAGCGTAACTGACGCAGTACACTAGAATGTAAGCCTTCTACCTGTGGGGTATCAGCAATTAGTAATAAACATTGCAGAATATCTTCAGGTTCATTAAATACATTGTCATGACGGGTGGCAAGCAACCCGTCATCGATTTCAAAACTTGGGTTGATGATACTCTTGTTTTTAACCTTTATTTTCAGTACATCGTGACCAAAACGTTGCAGTAGCATCTCATTAAGTTCGCTTATTCTGCGTACGGTTCTGAAAAAGGATTTCATCATCCGTTCAACTGATGCTTTGCCATCATCGCCATAACCCAGTCTGCTGGCGACATCATTCTGATAATCAAAGAGTAAGCGGTTTTCACTGCGTTGGGCTTGTAGATGGAGTGCGAATCGGATACGCCACAAGTTAGAACGACACTCGAGTAACTCCTGAAATTCTTGTTCGGTGAAATAGCCGCGCTCAACCAACTCTGTGCCTCTTAGCACCTTGAAATGCTTCTTGGCTATCCAGCCGATATTCTGAATATCTCGCAAGCAGCCGGGGCTTTCTTTTACGTTTGGCTCAAGGTTGTACGAGGTTCCTTTAAATTTTGAATGGCGTATTTGTTGTTCTTTAGATTTCGCGATAAAGAAATCTTTACTGGTCCAGTATCCGCGTCCGTGTAGTTTTTTATTCAGCGCTAGAAAGGTATCTTGATTACCAGTGAGTAACCTTGCTTCAACCAAGTTGGTTGCTATCGTTACATCGCCTCTAGCAAGGGAAACCGTTTCTTTTATGCTACGCACTGATTGACCGATATCGAGTCCGATATCCCACAGAAATGTGATGAACTGACCAATAGTATTTTGCTGAGCTTTCGATAAAGAACCAGGGCTTAGCAATAATAAGTCAATGTCAGAATAGGGCTGAAGTTGCCCCCGTCCATATCCGCCAACTGCTACTAAGGCTATTTTGGTTTCTTTATGTAAATCAAGTAGCTGCCATGCATGGCACAATAAGGCGTCTACAAAGGTTGCTCGGCCTGTTATTAAAATGTCTACATCGACTCGTGTAAATTCATTTTCTAACCAACTGTAACTATCGCTAATACAGGTTTTAAATGCTGGAATGTCGTCGGTGGATTGAATAAGGTGAATTTTTTCAATTAAGGTTTGCAGAGACAAGATACGTTCCTTTATTCAATGTGATGACAATTTTATATGGAATGGTGCTCGCTTAAGGTTTATCTATTTACGAACCTATGACAAATAATTAATTCAAGTAAGAACTAATTATTTATCATAAGCTTAGATAACTCTATGTGGAAAATGCTTAATGATTGATTACGCGTGCGATATCTTCATCGTCTCTAAGGGTAAGAATTTCGACCCCAGTTTCTGTCACGAGCAAGGTATGTTCCCATTGTGCACTTAGGCTGCGATCTTTCGTTACGACGGTCCAATCATCTGGCAATACTTTTGAATAACGTTTACCCGCATTTATCATAGGCTCTATGGTGAAACACATGCCAGCTTCTAAAACTTCACCTGTATTTGGGCGACCGTAGTGAACCACTTGTGGTTCTTCGTGGAAATTAGCTCCAATACCATGGCCACAGTATTCCCGCACTATCGAGTAATTATGGCCTTCAGCATGTTGCTGTATTGCATGACCAATATCCCCTAAGCGCACGCCAGGTTTGACCATTTTTATGCCGATATACAGGGCTTCTTGCGTGACACGAATTAGCCGTTCAGTCATGATGCTGGGTTTTCCGACGACAAACATCTTTGATGTATCACCATGATAACCATCTTTTATGACGGTCACATCAATATTGACACTATCTCCTTCCTTCAATTTTTTATCAGCCGGAATACCATGGCAAATAACATGATTAACTGATGTACAAATAGATTTGGGGAAGGGAGGGTTGCCATAATTTAATGGGGCAGGGATTGCTTGTTGGTCATTGACAATATAGTCATGACATAGCTGATTAAGCTTTTCAGTCGTCACACCTTTCTTCACATGTGGACCAATCATTTGTAATACATCAGCTGCAAGTCGTCCGGCAACTCGCATTTTTTCAATTTCTTGTGCGGTTTTGATAGTAGCAGGCAAAGCAATGTCCTAATTTTTGGGGTATGCAAATAATGTGGTTATATCTTAACTTTTCAAGGCGCTGGTGTATAGCATCTATACGTAAACTTGAATTTATCTTGTTCCCATGGTATAAAGCGCCCCGCTGAAACGGCTGTTCGTTGCGCTGCTCTTTTTGAGCATGTCATCAGACGGTTATTTACAGCGACTAACCTATAGTTAATAACACACATACATCGACACAGTTTTCGGGGTGTTTGTGCAAGATTCGTCTGCACAGATCGAG
This genomic window contains:
- the iscU gene encoding Fe-S cluster assembly scaffold IscU, producing the protein MAYSEKVIDHYENPRNVGGFDKNDPSIATGMVGAPACGDVMKLQLKIGPNGIIEDAKFKTYGCGSAIASSSLVTEWVKGKSIDEAVKISNTDIAEELALPPVKIHCSILAEDAIKAAVEDYKKKHQ
- the iscA gene encoding iron-sulfur cluster assembly protein IscA, with product MGIKISEAAAQRASSFLQNRGSGLGLRLGVKTTGCSGLAYVLEFVDELNEDDHVFEDNGVKIIIDGKSLVYLDGTELDFAKEGLNEGFQFNNPNANGECGCGESFNV
- the hscB gene encoding co-chaperone HscB, whose amino-acid sequence is MNYFVLFNLTPSFVIDSTALAATYQQLQKLTHPDKFATASERDKLIALQKNAQVNDGYQVLKKPLSRAEHMLELRGVELQHEQKTMQDGAFLMQQMEWREQLEDAQHNAEPLAALEELDDEVAQDIKALLSELGSLLEQTDDAANESAANRVRKLKFLYKLRHEIELKEDALSDF
- the hscA gene encoding Fe-S protein assembly chaperone HscA; its protein translation is MAFLQIAEPGLSAAPHQRKIAVGIDLGTTNSLVATVRSGKAETLGDANNQHLLPSVVSYKGDTVIVGEQAKRDASLDPANTVVSVKRFLGRSLKDIRSSYPDLPYDFDESNLNSPLLNVSGRKVNPVQVSADILTALRLRAEQSLGEELNGAVVTVPAYFDDAQRQGTKDAAQLAGLKVLRLLNEPTAAAIAYGLDSAQEGVIAVYDLGGGTFDISILRLSKGVFEVLATGGDSALGGDDFDHKIVAYFREQLSLEGPLSKRLHRVLLDKAKLAKESLSDSTSVLVELEDDNQETREISISRDVFEGLIAELVKNTLRACRRALKDAELDKDEVLQVVMVGGSTRVPYVREQVGAFFAREPLTSIDPDKVVAIGASIQADILVGNKPDGEMLLLDVLPLSLGIETMGGLVEKIIHRNTTIPVAKAQEFTTFKDGQTAMMVHVLQGERELVDDCRSLAKFTLRGIPPMAAGAAHIRVTFQVDADGLLNVMAMEKSSGVQAEIQVKPSYGLDETQISDMLKASMQNATGDMQARMLKEQQVEAARVHEALQAALGADGTELLTTGEIDTIQASLKVLDDAGKNDDIDAIKLAIKAADAASQVFAEKRMDHSIKKALAGHTVDSI
- the fdx gene encoding ISC system 2Fe-2S type ferredoxin, translated to MPQVIFLPHAELCPDGAVLEAPSGTTVLDLALKNGIEIEHACEKSCACTTCHIVVREGFESLDESDELEDDMLDKAWGLEPDSRLGCQAIIKDEDLVVEIPRYTVNQVSEGH
- a CDS encoding YebG family protein, with the translated sequence MAIITRYVVEHKGVEKFVTADKKEADKYDKMLEVADNLAEYIEAKGMKFEPDVLEDLAIMLSKNKDALGKLFKGTEAKAVLSDEKADVVALGKKKA
- a CDS encoding lysophospholipid acyltransferase family protein, with the translated sequence MFTVNDVLHKHYPKVAQKPWLFKSVSFMLRHLLHEREMHEFAQSYPHHQGLEFVEQVLEYFNVSYSVRDNEREHIQSRGRLVIIANHPIGSLDALALIKLVSEVRTDIKVVANQMLMTIDPLHCMLLPVNNIHGGTAKDHIQNIQQHLEGEGALLIFPAGEVSRLRPQGIRDTHWNSGFLRIARQAKAPIVPVFIDAKNSPLFYGISMLYKPLASMLLVTEMFKQKRKHLPMRIGEIIPFDSYANDKINRLQQVRLLKKHLYRIGMGKLGIFATQKAVAMPENRTELSQSIKRDCEYLGKTTDEKAIYLYQYTGSSPIMREIGRLREIAFRAVGEGSNRRRDIDQYDIHYFHLILWDAEDLEIAGAYRFGDAKKLLSEYGTDGLYSATLFNYGEQMRPYFEQGLELGRSFVQPRYWGKRSLDYLWYGIGAFLERHPDYRYLFGPVSLSDTYPKAAKDLLVQFYRLYFTHTDSIATSKIPYCLSNDLAETFIGSDYKKDFTLLKHLLANIGVSVPTLYKQYTETYEDGGIHFLDFNIDADFGNCIDGLVLADIHKLKAKKRARYMPKKEEANNKEQAVKKEAFMKAS
- a CDS encoding UDP-2,3-diacylglucosamine diphosphatase, which produces MNNTLVYRAHYRTVWLSDIHLGSKDCKAEYLLDFLNHSTIETLYLVGDIIDMWAMSKQFRWPDAHNQVLHKLMYLSKEDTRVIFLPGNHDAPLQKYDGITFGEIEIAREMIHTTADGKKLLVLHGDQFDQEVCFGPLHSWVGDKAYDFLLFINRWYNGARTALKFPYWSLAGYLKSHIKEANKAITRYKHACVNRAFQMDLDGVICGHIHHPEVDDINGIKYYNDGDWIENCSALTELPSGDMKLIYWTQTAHASNLFNVRMSKGKSQNKAA
- the glnD gene encoding [protein-PII] uridylyltransferase; amino-acid sequence: MSLQTLIEKIHLIQSTDDIPAFKTCISDSYSWLENEFTRVDVDILITGRATFVDALLCHAWQLLDLHKETKIALVAVGGYGRGQLQPYSDIDLLLLSPGSLSKAQQNTIGQFITFLWDIGLDIGQSVRSIKETVSLARGDVTIATNLVEARLLTGNQDTFLALNKKLHGRGYWTSKDFFIAKSKEQQIRHSKFKGTSYNLEPNVKESPGCLRDIQNIGWIAKKHFKVLRGTELVERGYFTEQEFQELLECRSNLWRIRFALHLQAQRSENRLLFDYQNDVASRLGYGDDGKASVERMMKSFFRTVRRISELNEMLLQRFGHDVLKIKVKNKSIINPSFEIDDGLLATRHDNVFNEPEDILQCLLLIADTPQVEGLHSSVLRQLRYARRKFHSQYYCEKPRCRSLFIELLQHPDFFGLAWDIMHKHGILQSYLPQWDHIVGMMQFDLFHAYTVDEHTHRLVKNIYQYSQGNTDFPRCSQIVRNLDKPELLYIAAIFHDIGKGRNGDHSKLGAQDVIEFCAMHEINDKDAELIAWLVESHLMMSVIAQRRDIYDPSVINEFTNNVRTHNHLNHLYVLTLADIRATNDSLWNDWKATLLRELYLLTQKALDNGLECKVALQDRIDDHQSKAKTLLMGRGVNESQVEQFWKRLKEDYFVRFKPDQIAWHAGVILAAHPMTDDFLLVDANEHTAKSGTELLVYGKDKINLFAQVASVLDSRNCSIHDAQIMKTNDGYVFDSFIILEQNGDRIMSPSRLTSLKEAVTNQLNKPGIEHQNRRKMSRQMKQLDVPTKVRFYSNQPDVTLVELEALDAPGLLAKVGNLLVEMKFSLRMAKIATIGERAEDLFIISNSENKALTQNQEVELKKRLAETLD
- the map gene encoding type I methionyl aminopeptidase, translating into MPATIKTAQEIEKMRVAGRLAADVLQMIGPHVKKGVTTEKLNQLCHDYIVNDQQAIPAPLNYGNPPFPKSICTSVNHVICHGIPADKKLKEGDSVNIDVTVIKDGYHGDTSKMFVVGKPSIMTERLIRVTQEALYIGIKMVKPGVRLGDIGHAIQQHAEGHNYSIVREYCGHGIGANFHEEPQVVHYGRPNTGEVLEAGMCFTIEPMINAGKRYSKVLPDDWTVVTKDRSLSAQWEHTLLVTETGVEILTLRDDEDIARVINH